The following coding sequences lie in one Frondihabitans peucedani genomic window:
- a CDS encoding nucleotide exchange factor GrpE, with translation MADDKNTPDEEPIETPSTESPSEDGGTADVDGVDDLIEAEGPDVELSADDEAILDQAEVDLVAEMRQDMLRAQAELVNFRKRVERDRDANRDAVIAEVVRAILPALDDLSRAEQHGDLQEGPMVVIAQKLRSGFDRFGLTQIGAKGDVFDPKFHEAIVQLPTADVTVNTVADVIEPGYVLGERVLRAAKVAVSVPA, from the coding sequence ATGGCTGACGACAAGAACACTCCCGACGAGGAGCCGATCGAGACGCCGTCGACCGAGTCCCCCTCCGAAGACGGCGGCACCGCCGACGTCGACGGGGTGGACGACCTGATCGAGGCCGAGGGCCCCGACGTCGAGCTCAGTGCCGACGACGAGGCCATCCTCGACCAGGCCGAGGTCGACCTCGTGGCCGAGATGCGCCAGGACATGCTCCGGGCGCAGGCCGAGCTGGTCAACTTCCGGAAGCGCGTCGAGCGCGACCGCGATGCGAACCGCGACGCTGTCATCGCCGAGGTGGTCCGCGCGATCCTGCCGGCCCTCGACGACCTCAGCCGTGCCGAGCAGCATGGCGACCTCCAGGAGGGCCCGATGGTCGTCATCGCGCAGAAGCTCCGCAGCGGGTTCGACCGCTTCGGGCTGACGCAGATCGGAGCGAAGGGCGACGTGTTCGACCCGAAGTTCCACGAGGCGATCGTGCAGCTCCCCACGGCCGACGTCACCGTCAACACGGTGGCCGACGTGATCGAGCCCGGCTACGTCCTCGGCGAGCGGGTCCTCCGCGCAGCCAAGGTCGCGGTCTCGGTCCCGGCCTAG
- a CDS encoding ATP-dependent Clp protease ATP-binding subunit: MANMQGAPATDQKQKSALEQYGVDLTAIAASGKLDPVIGRDTEIRRVSQVLTRRTKNNPVLIGEPGVGKTAVVEGLAQRIVAGDVADSLKGKRLISLDISALVAGAMYRGQFEERLKDVLKEITASDGQVITFIDELHTLMGAGGGEGSVAAANMLKPMLARGELRLIGATTLDEYRQFIEKDAALERRFQQVYVGEPSVEDTVAILRGLKERYEAHHGITIADSALVAAASLSNRYISGRQLPDKAIDLVDEAGSRLKMEIDSSPVELDQLYRGLVRLQVEELALQKEKDDASKQRLEALRTEITQRQAQYDELNARWQAEKAALQGVGDLKGKLNDARIDLDRAMREGRYQDASKINYETIPGIEKQLADAERFEESGERLVNDQVTDSDIAEVVAAWTGIPVGRLMAGETEKLLHLESELGHRIIGQRDAVKAVSEAVRRTRAGISDPDRPTGSFLFLGPTGVGKTELAKALASFLFDDEKAMIRIDMSEYGEKHSVSRLVGAPPGYVGYEAGGQLTEAVRRRPYSVVLMDEVEKAHPEVFDILLQVLDDGRLTDGQGRTVDFRNTILILTSNLGSQFLTDASLTQAQKEEAVDAMVRQAFKPEFINRLDDIVLFSSLTQGDLGQIVSLYVDRLARRLSDRRLELAVTPDARAWLADRGYDPIYGARPLRRLMQRQIDDNLARALLGGTINDGDTVLVEVAPDGESLVVSQTQMPEPSPADLDDLPA, from the coding sequence ATGGCGAACATGCAGGGCGCACCGGCCACCGACCAGAAGCAGAAGAGCGCCCTCGAGCAGTACGGCGTCGATCTGACGGCGATCGCGGCGAGCGGCAAGCTCGACCCGGTCATCGGCCGCGACACCGAGATCCGACGGGTCAGCCAGGTGCTGACGCGCCGCACCAAGAACAACCCCGTCCTCATCGGGGAGCCGGGCGTCGGCAAGACCGCCGTGGTCGAGGGGCTCGCGCAGCGCATCGTCGCGGGCGACGTCGCCGACTCCCTGAAGGGCAAGCGGCTGATCTCGCTCGACATCTCGGCGCTCGTCGCCGGGGCCATGTACCGCGGGCAGTTCGAGGAGCGACTGAAGGACGTCCTGAAGGAGATCACCGCCTCCGACGGTCAGGTCATCACGTTCATCGACGAGCTCCACACGCTGATGGGCGCGGGCGGCGGCGAGGGGTCTGTCGCGGCCGCCAACATGCTGAAGCCGATGCTCGCGCGCGGCGAGCTGCGACTCATCGGAGCGACGACGCTCGACGAGTACCGCCAGTTCATCGAGAAGGACGCAGCCCTCGAGCGGCGGTTCCAGCAGGTCTACGTGGGTGAGCCGTCTGTGGAGGACACCGTCGCGATCCTGCGCGGGCTGAAGGAGCGCTACGAGGCGCACCACGGCATCACGATCGCCGACAGCGCTCTGGTCGCCGCGGCGAGCCTGAGCAACCGCTACATCTCGGGCCGCCAGCTGCCCGACAAGGCGATCGACCTCGTCGACGAGGCCGGCTCGCGGCTCAAGATGGAGATCGACTCGTCGCCCGTCGAGCTCGACCAGCTCTACCGCGGGCTGGTCCGGCTGCAGGTCGAGGAGCTCGCCCTGCAGAAGGAGAAGGACGACGCGTCGAAGCAGCGGCTCGAGGCGCTCCGCACCGAGATCACCCAGCGGCAGGCGCAGTACGACGAATTGAACGCCCGGTGGCAGGCCGAGAAGGCGGCGCTCCAGGGCGTCGGCGACCTCAAGGGCAAGCTCAACGACGCCCGGATCGACCTCGACCGCGCCATGCGCGAGGGTCGCTACCAGGATGCGTCGAAGATCAACTACGAGACGATCCCCGGCATCGAGAAGCAGCTGGCCGACGCCGAGCGGTTCGAGGAGTCGGGCGAGCGGCTCGTCAACGACCAGGTCACCGACTCCGACATCGCCGAGGTCGTCGCGGCCTGGACCGGCATCCCCGTCGGGCGCCTCATGGCGGGCGAGACCGAGAAGCTTCTGCACCTGGAGTCGGAGCTCGGGCACCGCATCATCGGGCAGCGCGACGCGGTCAAGGCCGTGAGCGAGGCTGTGCGGCGCACCCGGGCGGGCATCAGCGATCCTGATCGGCCCACCGGTTCGTTCCTCTTCCTGGGCCCCACCGGCGTCGGCAAGACCGAGCTCGCCAAGGCGCTCGCGTCGTTCCTCTTCGACGACGAGAAGGCCATGATCCGGATCGACATGTCGGAGTACGGCGAGAAGCACTCCGTCTCGCGCCTCGTCGGAGCGCCTCCCGGGTATGTTGGCTACGAGGCCGGCGGCCAGCTCACCGAGGCCGTGCGGCGGCGCCCCTACAGCGTCGTGCTCATGGACGAGGTCGAGAAGGCGCACCCCGAGGTGTTCGACATCCTGCTGCAGGTGCTCGACGACGGGCGGCTGACCGACGGACAGGGGCGGACGGTCGACTTCCGGAACACGATCCTGATCCTGACCTCGAACCTCGGCTCGCAGTTCTTGACCGACGCCTCGCTGACCCAGGCGCAGAAGGAGGAGGCCGTCGACGCCATGGTGCGTCAGGCCTTCAAGCCCGAGTTCATCAACCGGCTCGACGACATCGTGCTGTTCTCGTCTCTCACGCAGGGCGACCTCGGCCAGATCGTCTCGCTGTACGTCGACCGGCTCGCGCGCCGGCTGTCCGACCGCCGACTCGAACTGGCCGTCACTCCGGATGCTCGGGCCTGGCTTGCCGACCGCGGATACGACCCGATCTACGGGGCGCGCCCGCTGCGACGCCTCATGCAGCGCCAGATCGACGACAACCTCGCCCGCGCTCTCCTCGGCGGCACCATCAACGACGGCGACACCGTCCTCGTGGAGGTGGCGCCCGACGGCGAGTCGCTCGTCGTCTCGCAGACCCAGATGCCGGAGCCGTCACCCGCCGACCTCGACGACCTGCCCGCCTGA
- a CDS encoding DnaJ C-terminal domain-containing protein, with protein sequence MASQDWFDKDFYAILGVSKDVTPAELKKVYRKLARKYHPDSNPGDAAAEAKFKEISEANSVLSDPEQRREYDQIRAMGSGARFTAGAGGQGGGGGFEDVFGGMFGQQPRGRRSGGFSSGGGFEDIFSGMFGGGGFGQTSGGFRGNGGPTKGRDVIASTTLDFHTAIVGDTISLTQSEGKPIKVRIPQGVHDGQKIRLRGRGEPSLDGGEAGDIVLTIAVRPHPVFERDNLNLRLDVPVTFAEAALGATIEVPTLDGDPVRLRVAPGTPSGRVLRVKGRGVETKDGKGDLLATVQVAVPSHLSDKARAAVEALAEALPDENPRADLIDRARRN encoded by the coding sequence TTGGCAAGCCAAGACTGGTTCGACAAAGACTTCTACGCCATCCTCGGCGTCTCGAAAGACGTCACGCCGGCCGAGCTCAAGAAGGTCTACCGCAAGCTCGCGCGGAAGTACCACCCCGACTCGAACCCGGGCGACGCCGCAGCCGAGGCCAAGTTCAAGGAGATCAGCGAGGCCAACTCGGTGCTCTCCGATCCGGAGCAGCGTCGCGAGTACGACCAGATCCGCGCCATGGGCTCCGGCGCCCGCTTCACCGCCGGTGCCGGCGGGCAGGGCGGCGGAGGCGGCTTCGAGGACGTCTTCGGCGGCATGTTCGGGCAGCAGCCCCGCGGTCGCCGCAGCGGCGGCTTCTCGTCCGGCGGCGGCTTCGAGGACATCTTCAGCGGCATGTTCGGCGGCGGCGGCTTCGGTCAGACCTCCGGCGGCTTCCGCGGCAACGGCGGCCCGACGAAGGGCCGCGACGTCATCGCCTCCACCACGCTCGACTTCCACACCGCCATCGTCGGCGACACCATCAGCCTCACGCAGTCCGAGGGCAAGCCGATCAAGGTCAGGATCCCGCAGGGCGTCCACGACGGGCAGAAGATCCGACTCCGCGGCCGCGGCGAACCGAGTCTCGACGGCGGCGAGGCCGGCGACATCGTCCTCACCATCGCCGTCCGCCCGCACCCGGTGTTCGAGCGCGACAACCTCAACCTGCGCCTCGACGTGCCGGTCACCTTCGCGGAGGCCGCCCTCGGCGCGACCATCGAGGTGCCGACGCTCGACGGCGATCCGGTGCGGCTCCGAGTCGCTCCCGGGACGCCGTCCGGCCGGGTCCTCCGCGTCAAGGGCCGAGGCGTCGAGACGAAGGACGGCAAGGGCGACCTGCTCGCGACCGTCCAGGTCGCCGTGCCCTCGCACCTGAGCGACAAGGCGCGGGCTGCCGTCGAGGCCCTCGCCGAGGCGCTGCCCGACGAGAACCCCCGCGCCGATCTGATCGACCGGGCGCGCCGCAACTGA
- a CDS encoding aminoglycoside 3'-phosphotransferase, translating into METIQIPDDDDAIPVPGPIVAIAGDDMVRPVWINERGGVTFELGAGPSRRFAKWAPASAPDLDLAGEVARLRWAGAYARVPRVLAEGADSDGRWLVTAGLPGGSAVARRWREDPLLAVRASGVGLRRLHDTLPVDDCPFDWSVESRLARSEKWAASPDPALGDAPTVDRLVVCHGDPCVPNTLLLDDGTWSGHVDLDALGTADRWADLAIGTMSLGWNYGDGWEGEYFDAYGIDPDPGRIAYYRALWNAT; encoded by the coding sequence GTGGAGACCATCCAGATCCCGGACGACGACGACGCCATCCCGGTTCCCGGGCCGATCGTCGCGATCGCGGGCGACGACATGGTCCGGCCCGTCTGGATCAACGAGCGCGGCGGAGTGACCTTCGAGCTCGGAGCGGGCCCCTCGAGGCGGTTCGCCAAGTGGGCGCCTGCCAGCGCACCCGACCTCGACCTCGCCGGCGAGGTCGCCCGGCTCCGCTGGGCCGGCGCCTACGCCCGCGTGCCGCGCGTGCTGGCCGAGGGAGCAGACTCCGACGGCCGGTGGCTGGTCACGGCGGGCCTCCCGGGCGGGAGCGCGGTCGCGAGGCGGTGGCGTGAAGACCCGCTGCTCGCCGTCCGCGCGTCCGGCGTCGGGCTCCGCCGTCTCCACGACACGCTGCCCGTCGACGACTGCCCGTTCGACTGGTCGGTCGAGTCGCGGCTGGCCCGCTCCGAGAAGTGGGCTGCCTCCCCGGATCCTGCGCTCGGCGACGCCCCGACCGTCGACCGGCTCGTCGTCTGCCACGGCGACCCGTGCGTGCCCAACACGCTCCTCCTCGACGACGGCACCTGGTCCGGGCACGTCGATCTCGACGCCCTCGGCACGGCCGACCGCTGGGCCGACCTGGCCATCGGCACGATGAGCCTCGGCTGGAACTACGGCGACGGGTGGGAGGGCGAGTACTTCGATGCCTACGGCATCGACCCCGATCCTGGCCGGATCGCGTACTACCGGGCTCTCTGGAACGCCACCTGA
- a CDS encoding pilus assembly protein CpaE → MIDVALARSLHEAGLRWHPATGDRFLIDSAAFEDEDGEAQVFTISEMTIEAHTYPTGTELGFNGTTEWALDSVSTEDSLWLPREDQLRGLLGPTFHALTRSEAGDYEVSTTIGGEIQLFTAPDAENAYGSALLAYIDESLRLEQRLD, encoded by the coding sequence ATGATCGATGTCGCTCTCGCCCGAAGCCTCCACGAAGCCGGCCTGCGCTGGCATCCTGCGACCGGAGACCGGTTCCTCATCGACAGCGCAGCCTTCGAAGACGAAGACGGCGAAGCCCAGGTCTTCACGATCAGCGAGATGACCATCGAGGCGCACACCTACCCGACGGGCACCGAGCTCGGCTTCAACGGCACCACCGAGTGGGCGCTCGACTCCGTGTCGACCGAGGACTCCCTGTGGCTCCCCCGCGAAGACCAGCTCCGCGGCCTCCTGGGCCCCACGTTCCACGCGCTGACGAGGAGCGAAGCCGGCGACTACGAGGTCAGCACGACGATCGGCGGGGAGATCCAGCTGTTCACCGCGCCCGACGCCGAGAACGCCTACGGCAGCGCGCTCCTGGCGTACATCGACGAGTCGCTGCGCCTCGAACAGCGACTCGATTGA
- a CDS encoding DUF1206 domain-containing protein: MTDTARSAAREGRASAERLRRSTPFRTAARVGFAVNGLLHVLIGVIALRVAFGGGGSTDQSGALSAIAKSPGGVFLLWVIVVGLWALGLFNLLTAALIRGGDGDAWKERASLIGKGIAYLAVGGTAFTFARGSSSSSASSSRGFTAQLLAHPGGVFLLIVVALAVVGIGAYFVVKGAKQKFREDLVVPSGTAGRVTVVLGVVGYIAKGIALAIVGVLFGVAAATSDPSEATGLDGALHTLATLPFGVALLTAVAVGFIAYGVYQGVRARYARL; this comes from the coding sequence GTGACCGACACTGCCCGCTCCGCCGCCCGTGAGGGCCGCGCCTCCGCCGAGCGCCTCCGGCGAAGCACGCCGTTCCGAACCGCCGCGCGGGTGGGCTTCGCGGTCAACGGACTCCTCCACGTCCTGATCGGCGTCATCGCTCTGCGCGTCGCCTTCGGCGGCGGGGGCAGCACCGACCAGTCGGGCGCGCTGTCGGCCATCGCGAAGAGCCCCGGGGGCGTGTTCCTCCTCTGGGTGATCGTCGTCGGACTGTGGGCCCTCGGTCTCTTCAACCTGCTGACCGCCGCGCTCATCCGCGGCGGCGACGGCGACGCCTGGAAAGAGCGCGCGAGCCTCATCGGCAAGGGCATCGCGTACCTCGCCGTCGGCGGCACCGCGTTCACCTTCGCGCGCGGCTCCTCCTCGAGCAGCGCTTCGTCGAGCCGCGGCTTCACCGCGCAGCTGCTCGCCCACCCCGGCGGCGTGTTCCTCCTGATCGTCGTCGCTCTGGCGGTCGTCGGCATCGGCGCGTACTTCGTCGTGAAGGGGGCCAAGCAGAAGTTCCGCGAGGACCTCGTCGTCCCGTCCGGCACCGCGGGCCGAGTGACGGTCGTCCTCGGCGTCGTCGGCTACATCGCCAAGGGCATCGCGCTCGCCATCGTCGGCGTCCTGTTCGGGGTCGCCGCCGCTACGTCCGACCCGTCGGAGGCGACCGGGCTCGACGGTGCCCTCCACACGCTCGCGACCCTCCCGTTCGGCGTCGCGCTCCTCACGGCCGTCGCCGTCGGGTTCATCGCCTACGGCGTCTACCAGGGCGTGCGGGCGCGGTACGCCCGCCTGTAG
- a CDS encoding Ig-like domain-containing protein: MSTLGAALLAGVTLATMVAPAANAASAPAAPSASEKSDSAFKAVLPAGNGYVAIDAASGRWIEYSTEASARAAAVTFRALPLDGDNIQLQVTEGNLQGSCLVASDYFTSGGASYFIAPLGQCSSSTSHFKLDASGRLSSFTGRYLTTKIDKLRHALFLDWSGNAAKFEGLNAFTGSVSSTSIAGKSADLTGFARPNSDVIINGTALARADSTGTWSFSVNGLSIGDNSIQIENWLDGAKVGEISVIASLKVTALTATASSTPVNDDRVTISGTGEHGAVIVIKNAEGVVVGTSAADAATGRFQTTVNAPNEGGSHTFIAEQSIGGTAAGSVQVSFDYGTALSVTSPADELVVPAGPVTFSGRGTAAGSITIREEGKPGVLAAATVLANGNWVAPSFSVDGSEHTFTVTQLSKGNNTTTAKVTLNPGASNVRDLVVATPVDGGTVPSTGGRITVTGTGQPGSDVSITASNGRLAGTGKVAADGTFSFPAVFNSVFYNATVKQVAPTGQTQSKSIGFTVVASDGVNLPFSVTSPTTNGTVRSTNKMITVTGNGKAGAAVKITAANGRIAGQGVVGADGRYSFPAEFQALPYTATVTMTPAMGAAENITITNFTVVANEGVNLPFRVTAPVTNGTASSTNKMVTFTGEGKAGATIRIIAASNGRMAGQGVVGADGRFSVQAEFAALKYSAYVDMVPTAGAKETITVSDFTVVSTDGVNKPFRVTAPVSNGTAPSVDKMVTFRGEGTAGDTVKIIAASNGRLAGQGVVDQNGDFSVQAEFAALKYTAHVDMVTPSGMKETITVTDFQVTAQ; this comes from the coding sequence ATGAGCACGCTCGGCGCCGCTCTCCTCGCCGGTGTCACGCTGGCCACCATGGTCGCTCCTGCGGCGAATGCTGCCTCAGCCCCGGCCGCACCATCCGCATCCGAGAAAAGCGACTCTGCCTTTAAAGCAGTACTTCCGGCCGGGAATGGTTACGTTGCCATCGACGCCGCCTCAGGGAGATGGATTGAATACTCGACGGAGGCTTCCGCTCGAGCCGCCGCAGTTACATTCCGAGCCCTGCCCTTGGACGGAGACAATATTCAACTGCAAGTCACTGAAGGGAATCTCCAGGGATCGTGCCTGGTCGCCTCGGACTACTTCACCTCGGGCGGAGCGTCCTACTTCATCGCGCCACTCGGTCAGTGCAGCAGTTCGACCTCGCACTTCAAGCTGGATGCTTCAGGACGCCTGTCGAGCTTCACTGGGCGATACCTGACAACGAAGATCGATAAATTGAGGCATGCTCTCTTCTTGGACTGGTCTGGGAATGCTGCGAAATTCGAGGGACTGAATGCATTTACAGGTTCGGTCTCGAGCACGAGTATCGCCGGTAAAAGCGCCGACCTCACGGGCTTCGCCCGCCCCAACAGCGACGTGATCATCAACGGAACAGCTTTGGCCAGAGCCGACTCAACCGGCACCTGGAGCTTCTCCGTCAACGGTCTCAGCATCGGCGACAATTCGATTCAGATCGAGAACTGGCTTGACGGGGCCAAAGTCGGCGAGATCAGCGTGATCGCATCGCTTAAGGTCACCGCCCTCACCGCCACCGCCAGCTCGACCCCCGTAAACGACGACCGCGTGACGATTTCGGGCACGGGCGAGCACGGGGCAGTCATCGTGATCAAGAACGCCGAGGGCGTAGTCGTTGGTACGAGCGCGGCGGATGCGGCCACAGGTCGCTTCCAGACGACCGTGAACGCTCCGAACGAGGGCGGCAGCCACACCTTCATCGCCGAGCAGAGCATTGGCGGCACGGCGGCTGGCTCAGTCCAGGTTTCCTTCGACTACGGCACGGCCCTGTCCGTAACTTCTCCTGCCGACGAGCTCGTCGTCCCGGCCGGCCCCGTCACCTTCTCGGGTCGCGGTACGGCGGCCGGTTCGATCACCATCCGCGAAGAGGGCAAGCCCGGCGTACTCGCCGCGGCAACCGTCCTCGCGAACGGGAACTGGGTGGCGCCGAGCTTCTCCGTCGACGGGTCCGAGCACACCTTCACCGTGACGCAGCTCTCCAAGGGCAACAACACCACGACCGCGAAGGTCACGCTGAACCCCGGCGCCTCCAACGTCCGCGACCTCGTCGTGGCGACCCCCGTCGACGGCGGCACGGTCCCCTCGACCGGCGGTCGGATCACCGTGACGGGCACCGGCCAGCCCGGCTCCGACGTCAGCATCACCGCGTCGAACGGACGCCTCGCCGGAACCGGCAAGGTCGCAGCCGACGGAACGTTCTCGTTCCCCGCCGTGTTCAACAGCGTCTTCTACAACGCAACCGTCAAGCAGGTCGCCCCGACCGGCCAGACGCAGTCGAAGTCGATCGGCTTCACGGTCGTCGCCAGCGACGGCGTGAACCTGCCGTTCTCGGTCACGAGCCCGACCACCAACGGCACGGTCCGCTCGACGAACAAGATGATCACCGTCACCGGCAACGGCAAGGCCGGTGCCGCAGTCAAGATCACGGCAGCCAACGGCCGCATCGCAGGCCAGGGCGTCGTCGGCGCCGATGGTCGCTACTCGTTCCCGGCCGAGTTCCAGGCCCTCCCTTACACGGCCACGGTCACCATGACCCCGGCCATGGGTGCGGCCGAGAACATCACGATCACCAACTTCACCGTCGTGGCGAACGAGGGCGTCAACCTCCCGTTCCGCGTCACCGCACCGGTCACCAACGGCACGGCGTCGTCGACGAACAAGATGGTCACGTTCACCGGTGAGGGCAAGGCCGGCGCGACCATCCGCATCATCGCCGCGTCCAACGGCCGCATGGCCGGCCAGGGCGTCGTGGGCGCCGACGGCAGGTTCTCGGTCCAGGCCGAGTTCGCAGCTCTGAAGTACTCCGCCTACGTCGACATGGTTCCCACCGCGGGCGCCAAGGAGACCATCACCGTGAGCGACTTCACCGTGGTCTCGACGGATGGCGTCAACAAGCCCTTCCGCGTCACCGCTCCAGTCAGCAACGGCACCGCGCCGTCCGTCGACAAGATGGTCACGTTCCGCGGTGAAGGCACCGCCGGCGACACCGTCAAGATCATCGCCGCATCGAACGGCCGCCTCGCCGGCCAGGGCGTCGTCGACCAGAACGGTGACTTCAGCGTCCAGGCCGAGTTCGCAGCGCTCAAGTACACCGCGCACGTCGACATGGTCACGCCGAGCGGCATGAAGGAGACCATCACGGTCACCGACTTCCAGGTCACCGCTCAGTAA
- a CDS encoding heat shock protein transcriptional repressor HspR — MDEFSPIFAIAVASELADMHPQTLRQYDRLGLVVPTRTAGKSRRYSMRDVNQLREIGRLSGEGVSLEGIKRILELENHVSALQSRVRELESALADELLNRPGSRVFAAGPSGGIVPLRHGTRPRRETSVVLWRPSR, encoded by the coding sequence ATGGACGAGTTCTCACCGATCTTCGCGATCGCGGTGGCGTCCGAGCTCGCCGACATGCACCCGCAGACCCTCCGGCAGTACGACCGGCTCGGCCTCGTGGTGCCGACCCGCACCGCCGGCAAGTCGCGCCGCTACTCGATGCGCGACGTCAACCAGCTGCGGGAGATCGGCCGGCTCTCGGGCGAGGGCGTGAGCCTCGAGGGCATCAAGCGGATCCTCGAGCTCGAGAACCATGTCTCCGCCCTGCAGTCCCGCGTCCGCGAGCTCGAGTCGGCGCTCGCCGACGAGCTCCTCAACCGGCCCGGCTCGCGCGTCTTCGCTGCCGGCCCCTCCGGCGGCATCGTGCCGCTCCGGCACGGCACCAGGCCCCGGCGCGAGACCTCGGTCGTGCTCTGGCGGCCGTCGCGCTGA
- a CDS encoding methyltransferase, whose translation MPFDFADLRRRPDLEAPNLVAVDATDRLLLDEAATSLAALEPRQLVVVGDHYGALTLGAAHLHGLTGIRVFQDPLVGELALAANAAEAGLSDAYESLPLGPDLVAGARVILLQLPRSLAALDEIVGLVAAHAHPEVVVYAGGRLKHMTIAMNDVLREHFSFVYAGLARQKSRVLTASEPVDPPVASPWPRTQRHDDLGLTVAAYGATFAGSKIDIGTRALLDVLPDALPSAATIVDLGCGSGVLAVSAALARPDARVIASDQSASAVESTRATADLNDVGDRVSVVRDDALASQADGSCDLVLLNPPFHVDAAVEPGIALKLFEAAARVLRPGGELWTVYNSHLKHRDALERVVGETRQVTRNPKFTVTVSTKR comes from the coding sequence ATGCCCTTCGACTTCGCCGACCTCCGCCGCCGGCCCGACCTCGAGGCGCCCAATCTCGTCGCCGTCGATGCGACCGACCGCCTGCTCCTCGACGAGGCGGCCACCTCCCTGGCAGCCCTCGAGCCCAGGCAACTCGTCGTCGTCGGCGATCACTACGGGGCGCTGACCCTGGGTGCAGCGCACCTGCACGGGCTGACCGGCATCCGCGTCTTCCAGGATCCGCTCGTCGGCGAACTCGCCCTCGCCGCGAACGCGGCAGAGGCAGGACTCTCCGACGCCTACGAGTCTCTCCCGCTCGGCCCCGACCTCGTCGCCGGCGCCCGCGTGATCCTCCTGCAGCTCCCGCGCTCGCTCGCGGCCCTCGACGAGATCGTCGGTCTCGTAGCGGCGCACGCCCACCCCGAGGTCGTCGTCTATGCGGGCGGTCGCCTGAAGCACATGACCATCGCGATGAACGACGTCCTGCGCGAGCACTTCTCCTTCGTCTACGCCGGCCTCGCCCGGCAGAAGTCGCGGGTCCTCACCGCATCGGAGCCCGTCGACCCGCCGGTCGCGTCACCGTGGCCGCGCACCCAGCGGCACGACGACCTCGGCCTGACGGTCGCCGCCTACGGCGCGACCTTCGCCGGCTCCAAGATCGACATCGGCACCCGCGCCCTGCTGGACGTGTTGCCGGACGCGCTGCCGTCCGCGGCGACGATCGTCGACCTCGGCTGCGGCTCCGGCGTGCTCGCCGTCAGCGCAGCGCTGGCGCGACCCGACGCCCGCGTTATCGCCTCCGACCAGTCGGCGTCGGCGGTGGAGTCGACCCGAGCGACCGCTGACCTCAACGATGTCGGCGACCGGGTGTCCGTGGTCCGCGACGATGCGCTGGCGTCGCAGGCCGACGGATCCTGCGATCTCGTCCTGCTCAACCCGCCCTTCCATGTCGACGCGGCCGTCGAGCCCGGTATCGCCCTCAAGCTGTTCGAGGCGGCGGCCCGCGTGCTGCGACCGGGCGGCGAGCTCTGGACCGTCTACAACTCGCACCTCAAGCACCGCGACGCGCTCGAGCGGGTCGTCGGCGAGACGCGGCAGGTCACGCGCAACCCGAAGTTCACCGTGACGGTGTCGACGAAGCGCTGA
- a CDS encoding DUF3060 domain-containing protein has translation MKKTPILTLILGAAMISALAGCTTAATTDAKAPTASPTASATASPKLLDHRNTCVDGVATITEDTTLEKGCDQVAILADDLKVTLGGTTKILYIEGNGNTIKADTIVALNAAGTKNNTITYTGAQTDVKDAGESNTITKK, from the coding sequence ATGAAGAAGACCCCGATCCTGACCCTGATCCTCGGCGCCGCGATGATCTCCGCGCTCGCCGGCTGCACGACCGCCGCGACCACCGACGCGAAAGCGCCCACTGCGTCCCCGACCGCGTCCGCCACGGCCAGCCCCAAGCTCCTCGACCACCGCAACACGTGCGTCGACGGCGTCGCCACGATCACCGAAGACACCACGCTCGAGAAGGGCTGCGACCAGGTGGCGATCCTCGCCGACGACCTCAAGGTCACCCTCGGCGGCACCACGAAGATCCTCTACATCGAGGGCAACGGCAACACGATCAAGGCCGACACGATCGTCGCCCTCAACGCGGCCGGGACCAAGAACAACACCATCACCTACACCGGCGCTCAGACCGACGTCAAAGACGCCGGCGAGTCCAACACGATCACCAAGAAGTAG